In Vibrio gangliei, a single window of DNA contains:
- the folC gene encoding bifunctional tetrahydrofolate synthase/dihydrofolate synthase — MSKQHSPEATSPLSMWLHYLENIHTSAIDLGLDRVSQVAQSAQLTKPAPKVITVAGTNGKGSTCALMEAILLDAGFTVGVYSSPHLIEYNERVRINGVNVSDQQLCESFDFVEKVRKDISLSFFEFGTLSALRIFQVEQVDVVLLEVGLGGRLDATNVVDHDVSVITSLAIDHVDWLGSDINVIGFEKAGIFRSGKPAICGQPKAPHTVAAHADDIGAEFFQVGQQFQYQVTDETHQQWRWQSGGFDLVDLPIPSLPLANAATALMALSTSGLALSDINIVNGLRNVKLAGRMQVLVEQPLVLLDVAHNPHSAEYLAHQLQTKFAGKTIRTVVAMLHDKDIASTLAVLSPVVTHWYPASLHGPRAAKVEELLVHIGEAEGQFDQPVEAFQAAYDQAQKDDVVLVVGSFHTVGEVLDYWQKMNKGSQNGE; from the coding sequence ATGAGCAAACAACATTCTCCTGAAGCCACATCACCTTTGTCGATGTGGCTTCATTATTTAGAAAACATTCATACCAGCGCCATCGATCTTGGCCTGGATCGAGTGAGCCAAGTCGCTCAATCTGCCCAACTAACAAAACCCGCACCCAAAGTGATTACCGTCGCCGGGACAAATGGTAAAGGTTCAACTTGCGCCTTAATGGAAGCCATTCTCCTCGATGCTGGCTTTACGGTAGGGGTTTATAGCTCTCCTCATCTTATCGAATATAACGAACGCGTTAGAATCAATGGCGTTAATGTATCTGATCAACAATTATGCGAATCTTTTGATTTTGTTGAAAAAGTGCGTAAAGACATTAGCCTCAGCTTTTTTGAATTCGGTACCTTATCAGCGTTGCGCATTTTCCAAGTAGAACAAGTTGATGTGGTTTTGTTGGAAGTAGGCTTGGGTGGCCGTTTAGATGCGACCAATGTAGTGGATCACGATGTTTCAGTTATTACCAGTTTGGCTATAGACCATGTTGACTGGCTTGGTAGTGATATTAATGTCATTGGGTTTGAGAAAGCGGGTATCTTCCGTTCTGGAAAACCGGCGATTTGTGGCCAACCTAAAGCGCCACATACTGTTGCAGCACATGCCGATGATATCGGCGCAGAATTTTTTCAAGTTGGACAACAATTTCAATATCAAGTGACGGATGAAACTCATCAACAGTGGCGTTGGCAGTCTGGCGGTTTTGATCTTGTTGATCTGCCTATCCCATCTTTACCGCTTGCTAATGCAGCGACCGCATTGATGGCGTTAAGCACCTCTGGTTTAGCGTTAAGTGACATTAATATTGTTAATGGCTTACGCAACGTTAAACTTGCTGGCCGTATGCAAGTGCTTGTTGAACAGCCCTTGGTTTTACTGGATGTCGCGCATAATCCTCATTCAGCAGAGTATCTCGCTCATCAATTGCAGACAAAATTTGCAGGAAAAACGATTCGCACGGTGGTTGCTATGTTGCATGATAAAGACATCGCTTCTACCTTAGCGGTGTTATCACCTGTTGTTACACATTGGTATCCTGCTTCTTTGCATGGTCCACGAGCGGCAAAGGTCGAGGAACTCTTGGTTCATATTGGTGAGGCTGAAGGACAATTCGACCAACCGGTGGAGGCATTTCAAGCAGCATACGATCAAGCTCAAAAAGACGATGTTGTGCTTGTGGTAGGTTCTTTCCACACTGTAGGTGAAGTTTTAGATTATTGGCAAAAAATGAATAAAGGGAGTCAAAATGGCGAGTAA
- a CDS encoding SPOR domain-containing protein, whose translation MASKFQSRLIGTVILVAIGVIVLPDVFDGQKEHYKEEFAAIPIKPTDEVEQSGSVAEVKQPVELDVALPDEPVSATVESEPAVSQTTNISQTAPQPAVKPEAKPEPKPQAVAEKPAPKRETNQYADSAWIIQLAALSNKENAQKLVADLQKRGFQAHLKQDGRLSRVIVGPDVSKEKMEQQIDKLQEITGLKGQLQTFKPLN comes from the coding sequence ATGGCGAGTAAATTTCAAAGCCGTTTGATTGGTACGGTCATTCTGGTCGCAATAGGTGTGATCGTATTACCGGATGTATTTGATGGTCAGAAAGAACATTACAAAGAAGAGTTTGCTGCGATTCCCATTAAGCCGACCGATGAGGTTGAGCAGAGTGGTTCAGTGGCCGAAGTGAAACAGCCGGTTGAGTTGGATGTGGCTTTGCCTGATGAGCCTGTGAGTGCAACGGTAGAATCAGAGCCAGCGGTTTCGCAGACAACGAATATTTCGCAGACAGCACCACAGCCCGCTGTTAAGCCAGAAGCGAAGCCAGAGCCTAAACCTCAGGCAGTCGCTGAGAAGCCAGCCCCGAAAAGGGAAACGAACCAATATGCAGACAGCGCATGGATTATTCAACTGGCAGCTCTTAGTAATAAAGAAAATGCTCAAAAGTTGGTGGCCGATTTACAAAAACGTGGATTTCAAGCACACCTAAAACAAGATGGTAGATTATCTCGAGTGATTGTTGGTCCTGATGTTTCGAAAGAAAAAATGGAACAACAAATTGATAAGCTACAAGAAATTACCGGTCTAAAAGGTCAATTGCAGACTTTTAAGCCACTTAATTAA